One Onthophagus taurus isolate NC chromosome 11, IU_Otau_3.0, whole genome shotgun sequence genomic window carries:
- the LOC139431991 gene encoding uncharacterized protein, whose amino-acid sequence MGIVYDVRRKAQESLGDRVMYKTVRKDVKPNSKRKSTTQLTRVNRQYLSNLGFQLLYMEFLNVTEKIKVDNSIVSYEYHSHQPFGSTSFGNNDEIRIGIPEIDNYTLPPESFLYVEGSVRKLDASGKATKDASATAKLVNNPVAFMFSDIRYLINGVQIDGVRNVGLTSCMKGYFSYTPHDIIKLANAGWNMGEDLLGQVVPTSPVTGAIMDKNGNFGLSVPLKTLIGFAEDFKTIVMNVRQELVLIRNNDDDDVLVNTVQEPLQLKIDKVVWRMPHLDVGLREQLALTKIAGRNIDLQIPFRSWEVHEYPSLPQTTKQSWVVKTAPQLETPRFIIIGFQTKKKGKQLANMATFDNVKLTNLTVFLNGERYPYDNLNVDFDSNRVAVLYDMYTRFQKSYYGKEGEPLLTPKQFIENYPLIGIDCTYQAEALHKSGVEIRIEFTTKNPIPDGTTAYCLVLHDKAFQYSPLTKIVKQMT is encoded by the coding sequence ATGGGTATAGTGTACGACGTTCGAAGAAAAGCACAGGAAAGTCTGGGTGATAGAGTAATGTATAAAACGGTACGAAAGGATGTAAAACCTAACAGTAAGCGAAAATCAACTACCCAGTTAACACGCGTCAATCGTCAGTATTTAAGCAACTTAGGTTTTCAACTACTATATATGGAGTTCTTAAACGTCACggagaaaataaaagtagataaCTCGATTGTAAGTTACGAATATCATTCCCATCAACCGTTTGGTTCTACTAGCTTCGGTAACAATGATGAAATTCGTATAGGCATACCCGAAATAGACAATTACACATTGCCTcctgaaagttttttgtatgTGGAAGGGAGCGTACGTAAACTGGATGCGAGTGGTAAAGCAACAAAAGATGCTAGTGCAACTGCAAAATTGGTAAATAATCCTGTAGCGTTTATGTTCAGTGATATTCGCTATCTTATAAATGGTGTTCAAATAGATGGAGTGAGAAACGTGGGGTTAACATCATGTATGAAAGGATACTTTTCGTATACCCCTCACGATATAATAAAGTTGGCGAACGCAGGTTGGAACATGGGCGAGGATCTGCTAGGTCAAGTGGTCCCAACATCCCCTGTAACGGGTGCAATAAtggataaaaatggaaattttggaTTGAGTGTACCGCTAAAGACATTAATAGGGTTTGctgaagattttaaaacaattgtgATGAATGTGAGACAAGAGCTAGTGTTAATTCGTaataatgatgatgatgatgtgCTTGTGAATACGGTACAAGAACCGTTAcagttaaaaatcgataaagttgTGTGGAGAATGCCCCATCTAGACGTAGGCTTACGAGAACAATTAGCTCTAACAAAAATAGCAGGACGAAATATTGATCTGCAAATACCTTTTCGCAGTTGGGAAGTACATGAATATCCTTCTTTACCTCAAACAACAAAGCAGTCATGGGTTGTGAAAACAGCTCCGCAGTTGGAAACACctagatttataataattgggtttcaaacaaagaagaaaggaaaacAGTTGGCGAACATGGCAACCTTTGATAATGTAAAACTCACCAATTTGACGGTATTCCTAAACGGTGAACGCTACCCATACGATAATCTGAACGTAGACTTTGATAGTAATCGTGTCGCAGTGTTATATGACATGTATACACGCTTTCAAAAGTCCTACTATGGGAAGGAAGGAGAACCATTACTCACTccgaaacaatttattgaaaattatccactgATTGGAATTGATTGTACATATCAAGCAGAAGCGCTACACAAAAGTGGGGTAGAAATACGGATAGAATTTACGACAAAAAATCCGATTCCTGATGGTACCACAGCATACTGTTTAGTTTTACATGATAAGGCGTTTCAATATTCTCCACtaacaaaaatcgtcaaacAAATGACATGA
- the LOC139431742 gene encoding uncharacterized protein isoform X2 gives MHRSSKRSGRGIVNTLINKLPIELHLPGYNYCGPGTKLVKRLVRGDQGVNKLDDACKKHDIAYAATSNLAERHIADKELYKTAKERLRSKDASLGERLSSALVSTIMKGKTIMGMGMQIRALRRRGTTRQKLKRGGKLSFTQAMNLVRRAIAQTNSTNTKGDVQVGYNLLKPYQGRILKPRGKIIKIPKTGGFLPLILAALGALGSLGGGAAAIAKTVNEAKIAREQLQEAERHNRAMEPKAIGIGLYIKPYKQGCGLVMKTVSRKSKRLKRTKRANKIGTGMFINPYKKGCVYKTVAKN, from the coding sequence ATGCATCGATCAAGCAAACGGTCTGGTCGAGGTATTGTGAATACATTAATCAATAAGCTTCCGATAGAACTACATTTGccaggttataattattgcgGTCCGGGAACCAAATTGGTAAAGAGATTAGTTCGTGGAGATCAGGGAGTGAATAAATTAGACGACGCCTGTAAAAAGCATGATATTGCCTACGCAGCGACATCGAATTTAGCTGAGCGACACATAGCCGATAAAGAGTTGTATAAGACAGCGAAAGAGCGGTTGAGAAGTAAAGACGCAAGCTTAGGAGAGCGACTATCGTCGGCGTTAGTGTCAACGATAATGAaaggaaaaacaataatgggtATGGGAATGCAAATTCGTGCCCTAAGACGTAGAGGGACAACTCGTCAGAAGTTGAAACGTGGCGGTAAGTTGTCGTTTACGCAGGCAATGAACTTAGTGCGGCGAGCGATTGCACAGACCAACAGTACGAATACAAAGGGAGATGTACAAGTGGGTTACAATCTGTTGAAACCTTATCAAGGTAGAATACTTAAACCGCGCGGAAAAATAATCAAGATTCCCAAGACGGGAGGTTTTTTACCCTTAATACTTGCAGCTTTGGGTGCTCTCGGTTCTTTAGGCGGAGGTGCAGCAGCTATTGCAAAAACCGTAAACGAAGCAAAAATAGCAAGGGAACAGTTACAAGAAGCCGAACGTCACAATCGGGCTatggaaccaaaagcgatcgGCATCGGTTTGTATATTAAACCATATAAGCAAGGTTGCGGACTAGTCATGAAAACGGTATCACGAAAATCAAAGCGACTAAAACGCACCAAGAGGGCGAACAAAATTGGTACAggaatgtttattaatccatataaaaagggttgtgtttataaaactgtagcaaaaaactaa
- the LOC139431742 gene encoding uncharacterized protein isoform X1: protein MFNCENCGKSFTRLDNLKRHRRTACVGKRIKVNEAHSSNSVLCEICNEYVNKQCYSAHLRSNDHKRNAFTIIDDGVEEITSAFGNKITSYRITEPGKHIDISEYSYKIREKVLSLLQRVIDIHCNIKVNMECFGIYFLNSKNDVEVKSFNTKNKIITSAINVYDVYEEFVDEIKTKMSEFQERDSGWTLVEILFMEINCNEYNPTRACSFIDLPITIKAKKAVINVQNNDNYCFAWAITSALYPPTGLPQRVSSYPHFSDTCMDYNNLEFPVGIREIPRFEEHNNISINLYGINSWFNGEAMIHDIVTLSICQRKRDRHVNLLLVTDDYGNNHFCWIKNLSRLITSQSSQNEHEKYICEGCLIYFTSAINLIRHQNDDCTKVRAILPSMNMVTDKYGNMEQENILKFKNF from the exons atgtttaattgtgaaaattgtggtaaaagtttcaCCCGTTTAGATAATCTTAAAAGACATCGGCGAACTGCTTGTGTAGGTAAACGCATTAAAGTTAATGAAGCACATTCTTCAAATAGCGTTTTATGTGAAATTTGTAACGAATACGTAAATAAGCAGTGTTATTCGGCACATCTACGAAGCAATGATCATAAACGAAACGCATTTACTATTATTGATGATGGTGTAGAAGAAATTACATCCGCTTTTggcaataaaataacaagttaTCGTATAACAGAACCAGGGAAACATATAGATATATCCGAATATAGTTACAAAATTCGTGAAAAAGTTCTAAGTCTATTACAAAGGGTTATTGACATACACTGCAACATAAAAGTTAATATGGAGTGTtttggtatttattttttaaattcgaaaaatgaTGTGGAAGTAAAGTCCttcaatacaaaaaataagattattaCAAGCGCTATCAATGTTTATGATGTATATGAAGAATTTGtggatgaaataaaaacaaaaatgtctGAGTTTCAGGAGCGCGATTCAg GATGGACTTtagttgaaattttatttatggaaataaatTGTAATGAATACAATCCTACAAGAGCTTGTAGTTTCATCGATTTACCTATTACcattaaagctaaaaaagCGGTAATTAATGTTCAGAATaatgataattattgttttgctTGGGCGATTACATCCGCTCTCTATCCACCAACTGGTCTACCGCAACGAGTGTCATCATACCCACATTTTTCGGACACATGTATGGATTATAACAATTTAGAATTTCCAGTAGGTATACGGGAAATTCCAAGATTTGAGGAGCATAAcaacatttctattaatttataCGGGATAAATTCGTGGTTTAACGGTGAGGCGATGATTCATGATATTGTAACATTAAGTATATGTCAGCGGAAAAGGGATCGACAtgtaaatttactattagtgACGGACGATTATGGAAATAACCATTTTTGCtggataaaaaatttatcacgTCTGATAACTTCACAATCCTCCCAGAATGAGcatgaaaaatatatatgtgaaggatgtttgatttatttcacttctgcaataaatttaatacgcCATCAAAATGATGATTGTACTAAAGTTAGAGCCATTTTACCATCAATGAACATGGTGACTGACAAATATGGGAACATGGAACAAGAAAAtatacttaaatttaaaaatttttaa